The window GTTCTGTTCTGTTATGATCGGCGGCGAATGGGGGACTGAATTGTTCTGTTTCCGCAGGCATCCAGACGTCGGAGGATTACAGATTCTACGCCATCTCGGCGCAGTACCCGGAGTTCAGCAACAAGGACAAGACCCTGGTGCTGCAGTTCTCGGTCAAGCACGAGCAGGACCTCGACTGCGGCGGCGGCTACGTCAAGCTGCTCCCCGCCGACGTCGACCAGAAGAAGTTCGGCGGCGAGACCCCATACAGGTGCCGATCATCTCCTCTCAATTGTTCAACCCGTCTCCGATCTGTTTTAGTGGCTGGTTGATCATTCATGCCCTGGTTCGATTCGAATCGCAGCATCATGTTCGGGCCGGACATCTGCGGGTACGCCACCAAGAAGGTGCACGCGATCCTCACCAAGAACGGCAAGAACCATCTGATCAAGAAGGAGGTGCCCTGCGAGACGGACCAGCTCACGCACGTCTACACCTTGATCCTCCGGCCCGACGCCACGTACAGCATCCTCATCGACAATGTCGAGAAGCAGTCCGGCAGCGTCTACAATGACTGGGACATCCTTCCTGCCAAGAAGAAGAGGGATCCTACTGCCAAGAAGGTGAGGTTCAGAGATAAAACTGTCTACTAGCCATGGTTAAGGTGTTTTTGTCACAGAGGTGATAAATAATAAAGCCATTAATATAACATTGGGTGCTGATTGTTGCAGCCAGAGGACTGGGAGGACGAGGAGTTCCTTCCTGACCCCGAGGACAAGAAGCCAGAGGTAGCTTTCCCTTTGTTGCTGCACAATTTGGATGATGATATTGTTGTAGCATGAGTATTGATTTGCCAATGCCATAATATTGAGCTAAGCCCAACTATTCATCATATTCTGTGTTGTGTCTCACAAATCTACCGATGCAAAGTGTCCATTATACAATCCTAACTGCACAACATGAGTTTCCACATTTTTGTGTTATAAACTGTTGTTTGTATTTGATGCTTTGCCTCTGGTGGCTTCCTGTCTGACTCAGATTATTTGCAGGGGTATGATGACATTCCCAAGGAAATCACTGAACCTGATGCAACGAAGGTGCACATTTTCCCATTCTTAAAACAATTTTACCTTGTGCTCTGTTGCCTCTTCTATGCAATTTCTCACATTGGTCAATATTACATATATGGCAGCCTGAGGACTGGGATGATGAGGAAGATGGTGAATGGACAGCTCCAACCATCCCAAACCCTGAGTACAAGGGACCATGGATCCAAAAGGTATAACTATGACAGCATGACTAGTTACTTACTTGTTCTAGACAGATAGCAATGTGCTTTACAAGTTCTGACATGAGACTGTATTCAGAAAATCAAGAACCCTAACTTCAAGGGCAAATGGAAGGCACCTTTGATCGACAACCCAGGTAAACTGAGCTTGCCCACTGTTGTACATTCATATTAACTGCTGTACAGTTATCTTTTCTGCTCAACTAATTCAGTGAAACATCAAAGCTCATATGATCTTCTTTTCCTTTGTTCGTACAGAGTTCAAGGATGATCCTTACATCTACGCTTTTGACAGCCTGAAGCACATTGGTATTGAGTTGTGGCAGGTTAGTGCTTCACAAGTTCTGTGAAACATGGTTAGCATAGCACATTGTGAAGCTTTTGTTGGGACCACTGATATTGATTTCTCCTTTGACCGGCACTAGGTTAAATCAGGAACTCTGTTCGACAACATCCTGATCACTGATGACCCCGAGTACGCCAAGAAGTTCGCGGAGGAGACCTGGGGCAAGCACAAGGATGTATGCCGTCTTATCACGAGCAGTTTAAGTTTTGTTTCATTTTCAGTTTTGCTTCGTTTTAGATATTTGATGTAGAGAGCTAAGTCAATGGCTCTCTGCCTTGCAGGCTGAGAAGGCCGCCTTTGATGAGGCCGAGAAGAAGAGGCTTGAGGAGGTATATATGCAAACATCTTCTGTTTGTTATACTGCCTTCTACGCTAAATCCAGTACTAACTACTCTGTTTTCTCCTTGTCAGGAATCCGCAAACGCTAAGACCGAAGACAATGATGGTGCAGCTGATGTAAGCTGCAAATGAATTTAATTTTATCCTCAATGTTTCTAACTGCTTATATGACGTGTCTCATCTTAACACAAAACTACATTCTCTTACCTGTGGCAGGAGGATGAGGGCAAAGCTGCCGGTGCCAGCGATGAGGAGAACAAGGATGCCTCCGGCGATGAGAAGGTGGAGGAAATTAGCAAGGATGCTTCTTCTTCCGACAAGAAGGACGAGCTTTAGAGTGTAGCAGGAAGGCTCTGTATCTAAACTTTTTCCTCTTGAGGCAGTAGAGCTTCCCATTCATCAATTAGAAGAACATTTTCTGTGAAAGATGAGAGAAGTAATGCAATCTCGGCTCTTGTAATTTGTTATGTTTTTGTCGGTAATAGGAAATATAGCATAGTCATGAATCTATCTCGGTGCCTCATCGCGTTTTTTTTTTGGAGCAACCGGTTGGAGGTCAACCTTCTAATTAAGAACAGAAGAAATAATTTACCTGTCAAAAAAAAGTAGGAGAAATAATTCAGCTAAAAAAAATAGAAGAACTTTTTGAGAGAAACAGGACCCCAAAAAAAGCCAAAGTACTTGCAGCACAATAGGTTCATCCAACTCATCAACGGCCCGAGTTTGATGGAAGCAAGAGTCTCAAACAAGCCCTACTCATCAATGTTTTTGCCTCGTTTTAGAAAATTTTGAAATGTTTTGATGATCACTGTCTTAAACCCAGACCCAATTCCAAACTAACCCATGTATGTCGTAGTTTTCTGAGCCAAGACACTGCAGCTCAGCAGTTTTCAGCAAAACTATATTGTTATGATGTACAACTACAGTAGAAATGTTGATTTAGAAGATAAACACTACCTGTCTTGAATAGCCAGCCTCTTCGAATTAGCTATGCATGCTACTTAAACCAAGCAACTGCCGGCAAGAGTAGGAAAAACAGATTCATacagaaaggaaaaaaaaaagagagtACTGTTTTCTTGCAACTGATGAAATATGTCGACGATGTTTATCCCATTTCTTAAAGTCTTCACATAATAGAAACATTGCCGTATAGAACAACAAACAGACCCTGAGCCGTTCCAGTGCTAAGGCATCATCATACAACTATCAGGTTTAGCAGTTACAAATAGTTTTCAAGTCCTAGTTGCGACGCTATCTTCAGAACAAGTCTTCAACATCATTCGCTACTTCACTTGTTCGTGCCTTAATTCTTGTCAATGTTTGATCTGGAATCTAAACGACAATACCATGAAAAGAAGTGTTTCCTGACTGCGGAGAAAAAGGGGATCCTACTCACGGCACTGATGATGACTGACCATCAGAGTAGCACTAAGCAGCACACAACAGATTGAGATGTTAGTATGTCAGATATATATGGAAAGCTTAACTCCTCCAAATGGCATGTATATATGCTAGCAGAATGGACTGAGACAAGATGTAATACATTTATACATATGGATTTCACATAAAAAGCAACATTCACACATGCACAAGAAGATGCAAAATTGTTTATACAACCCTCCAAGACTAATGCAATGCCTGTTGCTTCAAAGCAAAGGGCAAAACAATGGCAGGCTTTTCAGAGCATTGATTGGTATACAAGTAGCTACTTTGCTAATTATTTGTCAAACAGCCGATGTGCCTGAACTATTGTTTTCTCCGCCCTCACCGCTTGCCTCCTCACAAGGTTTCAACGCCAGCAGATTCTGGTTCTCGCGTCGGGGCACAGGAGTGTAGAAGCCGACAACTGGAATCAGATTGCAGAAGCCACGATCATCCGGCACCTCCGTCACCAACCCTAATTGCAGATCGATTGTGAAGAGGCTATCAATCGTGTCAACGAAAATGACTTGTGCTTCCTCAGTAAAGCCCAGCACGGCCACTCTGTAATTTATACCCGGGACCAAGAGatcgctagttggaagcaaattttCCAAGCAGAAGATGCAGTTCAGTACCCATCGTGCATCAGTGGTGTCACTCGCCTTCCTTGTCCACAGTTTGAGGCGCAGACCCGATTCTTCACTAACTCCCAGTCCACCATCCTCCGCAAGCATGAGTTTAAATCTGTTGTCGTCCAAGGACGACGACCCACCGTCGGAGTTGTAGTCGGGCTGGCTGTCAGGTGGGTCCAACACAGCCAGGCCATGCCTCACTAAATCATACTCCAGGATCAACCCAGCATCGGACATGAAGTAGAGCAGAGAGCTCGAGCAGGCTAgaatatttttcaaagaacatcatgaATTCGCTGTGCATCGAGGTCAGCTCGCCCCACGTGCCGGTCTCCGACGAGTATACGCCGGCCGATATGACATTCTCGTCGTAGTCAACGTCTTCGTTGTCGACGACGAACACGAAGACCACACGGAAAGGACCCCCAAGGCAGTCGCGGTGGTCGACCATAGGTTCGGCTGAACCATAGGTTCGGCTGAACCATGGTCCAGAATCACGCCTCTCCTGCGCACAAAAATGTTATACGGAACCATGGTTCAGCCGAACCTACGCTCGACACCATTGATCTCTGGACACTTTTTATAAGGATCCGTGCATGATTGATTAAAAAATGCATGATGGGAGCTGTTTGCATGTTAAATAATGTATGACGCGGATTCATATATAGCAGGATGTTGAATCGTACGGCGTCGACCATAGGTTCGGCTGAACCATGGTCCAGAATCACGCCTCTCCACTGCGCAGAACACCGCCGCGGTCGGCCAGCTGCCGTTGAACGCCGCGGGCACCAGTATGCGCTGCTGGGCGCCCGTGATTGGCTCCCACAGGAGCAGCTCCCAGGTACGAGTATGATTGCGCTTGGAGAGGAAGAGGGCGCGGCCGTGGCGGCAGTCCACGGCCCGCCACGAGCGCCAGTCCGGGGCGGCGAGGGAGAAGGGCGACGCGGTGGTGTGGACGAAGTGCGGGATGTCCTCGTCTTCCGATCCGTGGAGAAAGCCGAGCACGGGAGGTGCGAGGTAGAGctcgtggaggcggcggcggaagacGGGGTGGGACCGTGGGAGACGATGCCTCCCCAGTCCTTGTAGACGAGGGAGGCGCGGAGCAGGCATGCGGGGTCGGCGGGCGGTAGGCGGAGGAGGATCTCTTCGACGAGCTCGTCCGggatcgccggcggcgaggcgcggcgtcGCTGCGGTGGTGGTAGCTGGGTTTGGGTTGTCTGTGTGGAAGGGCTTCGCTACATCTACTGGATTATAAtcaacagttttgctagaactcatctagatgcgatataatttggtctcattcattttTTATAGCCATtgaatgtgatgctataagatgcgtgtgtgctgacatgGACTGTATCTGTTTTAGTTTTCaaaatgaatgagaccaaattatatttcatctagatgagttctaggtactccctatAATCAATTTATAAATCCTAAGGGGTTCGTTTACGGGCCGGACCAGGACGGGGACGGGAGGTCCATTTTGAGTCGGAGCAGGATAGCTagtttttttttttctgtttctaaGAAAATAATACTTATTTTTCTTTTTAATAAAatctataaaattcaaattcatatACTCGTCTAACTCAACTTGAGATAGCTGAGAGCTGACCATCCGTGTGGCAATGAGTCCCAAGCTTAAAAAGCAACGGTGTGGTACCACGTTTTCCCCTGTACATTCTATGCCATCTGGAGCACACAAAATaactagaagaacacccgtgcgttgcaacggggctacATTAACTtaaagagttcaatattaatattctcatacatatcaagttacATTGACGGcctttttttaccatcaaatcctcacacacactctctccctccctcttcctcactctctctcctcctctccctctctctctctaacacacacacacgcacacacgcacacacatatccatcttattgggtacgggatcataatccatctatttcacacataatCCATAAAAGTAAATAGACGATCTTGTAATAGATTCAGCAAGTTGTGAGGGTAGTCAAAGCAGGAATGCACATTGTTTCATTATAAATCAAACAATCATACCAGAAATTGAAAGGTAAGCTTGACTTTTCATGCTCAAGTTTCTTTGCTTCCTCCTCTTTTTTCCGGTGATAAGTAGCTCGCCTCTTGGCGTTTATCTGCTCCCTTTTTTCATCAGATAAGATACCTTTTTTAGGTTGTTTGGTGACGTTGTCGAAAGATCCTGTAGTCATGTGCTCGGATGTTGAAACGGTTTGGGATAAAACTTGAGCAGTTGACATAGTGTACAGGTGTATTCCTCCatcaataggagacacatcaagaaCATCTGGAACAAAACAAAAGCAAAATGATATTTTTCTTATGCTGTTCTTGAACATATGCAACACGATCTCTATAAGCATGATATTTTTCTTATGCTGTTCTTTTTGCCGGTTCTCATTTTCAATATGTTTTTTGCTCACGTGAGATCAAATCGGGAGGCCGCTGATCACATGTGATATCACCATCACTGGGTTGGGGAACGACCGGGTCCGCGGTCTGTTCAGGTATGGAGTGGCCTGGAGCATGGTTCATACAAGTTACTGAGATTGAAGTTAAGAACATAAGAGAATAAAATGACGAGTACTCTATCCGCACAGCCTCATACCTGGACTAATAGGGTGATTATCAACAACGTTTGTCCCAGCCGTCTGATATCCTACACCTTCAGTACCCACAAGTTCATTATCCGGAAGAACCGGTTGTCCAGACGGTTCAAGTGTCAGCCCATCTGAGTGTCATTCATACAAGTAAGCGAGATAAATTCGATAAATAATTAGTATTAAATCATGGAAAAAATTTTAGTCAAAGATTTACCTCTAGGGACACCTGACGATGTTGTATGTTCCGCAGATTTGCTTTGTGGATTCCCCATACATATCTACAAGCAAAGATTTCATCATATTAACAATTGGTTGTGAACTGAAGTTATCTACCATCATATTAATCAGGTGGGATTGTCTTCCTGCTTAGCTGTCATAAtatccatttttgaattttttatatagTCAAGTCGGAATTGTGATGACCTAAAAGCATTGTGGATCTGGTGCTTGTTCTGACTATAGATTCCTTAATCCGAATTCAGGAAGATTTTGATGAATTTAGTGATGTTGAGGATCTCTATAGCACATTCCCTATGGAGAAGGTTGAAGCACTCGAAGACATGGTTTCATTTGCTCCTTCCATTCTTATCAACGTGAGCTGTGAGCTGTTAATAGAATCGACTGGCAAACTTTCTTATGTTTTTCCCCACTCATACTGCTACTCTGATATGCTGGTGCAGACCATTTCTCTAACATGTTTTTATGGGTAGTTATATATTTCTCAACATCGCTTCTTGTTTGGTTGCCAGGGTGTTGCTGCTGTTTCCACTACTGCAGTTTTGAGTACGAAGAGTCCGACAGCAACTTCACCTACTCAGGTACATGTTATTAAATCCTAGTATTAGTATATCGAATAGTCAGAACACAATGGTTGTTATGTGCCCAGTGTCAACTTAGTTGGCATCCTGGATGCTGTAATCTTGTCAACCTTCACATGCTAGTATTGATTTATTTGATCATATTATTACAAGCTAATCCTTGAATATAAATACACGTGGTTGTTGCTAGTTTGAGGAATTGGTCATTTCTGATATATTCAGGTATACAACGGTCCTGGCATCCGTATTGGGAGGTTTTCTTTAATGAGAATGTTTCTAAACTTTTTTTTTTCAACATTCATGTACTTTCGTTAGTGAACTTGGAGACAACATTAAGTATGTAAACAGTCTGCTTCTAAATTGTTTGACTATGCTTATTGGACAGGCTGCTTCTTGGCAGTGCAAAGTTAGTAGACCAAGCCACACAACCAACCAATCAAAGTAAGTAAAAGCTGCACACTCATTTATGCAAACATGTACAGCAACTAAACATGATCAGCATCATGCGTAAAGATCTCCTAAACGATTCTTTTTCAAATTTCAGAAATGGTGCCCGGCATACCATGCTCCAGGAAAGGAGGTCATGTGCTTGATGTATATGTAATATAAGATTGCCGACAGTGAGCATTCCAAGTAAGCACTTGCAACCAACTCAAATATGCATTTTCTTTACTGCTGTTTGGCCTACCATGCTCCAGCAAATATAGTCATAACCGAGGGATTATTGAGTAAATTAAGTAATGAGTGATTATTGAGTATAAACTTGCAATACGTACAGCACAAGTTGGATCTTGGGCGCGTCCAGGAGGGGATCACCAGGGGATTTACAGTCTACTGAAGAGATCACACAGCAGATCGCTTCGCGTCTCCTGAAGCGATCCCACGGCAGTTCACCGCCTCCTGAGACGATTTTTTGTATGGCCTTCAGTATGTAATATTAAGTACAAAATAATGTGTATGAACTTGCATTACGTTGAGAACCTGTGGGTGGTCACAGGGTGGCGCCGTCGGATCGGGGTCGTGATCGCCGGCGAACACGACACGCGGGATCGCGTCCCCGTTTCCTCGCCCGATCCAACAGCAGACCGCCGCCTCCTGCAACTGCGACGGCGAAGGTTAGGCCGCGTTAGAGGGATGGATCGGCGCGGCGCAGGGATGGATCTACCGCGGCGCGGCACAGGATGGATCCGCCGCGGAGTGGGCGTAGGGTTGGATCGGGCGTGCGATCGGGCGGCGTCGGAGATCGATCTGCTGTTTCGGGCGGGGGCGGAGATAGGTCAGCTGCGTGAACGAGGGAGCGAAACCAGCGGTTTTTGATGTAGCGGGTTTTTTCGTTCGAGGGTAGTGCACAGGTCGTACGACGACGAAAAAAAATCGGTGGTGGGAGTATGATGAAAATAAACCAGCGAAAAAAACCCGcgcggactattcaccaactgctccattaggagtagagatatgtcACGTTCCTCGGTTTCAAATTAGTCCCGTAACATTTTTCCTATAAATTTGTTTAATGTAAATAAAAAAGTCCATCGCAACAAAGTAAGTATATAAAGCTTCCATCGCAACAAGAAGTTATATAACCCACTAAAAAAACAAGGAACTATATAAAGTACGCTTTAGGCCAATATATTTTGGAAACGGGGGGAgataattaattaatatatttatGCTAACAATACTAATTAATGTGGATGCATGCTTATAAAACTTGACCAATTAAATTAAACTAGAAAACATGTATGTAAGCGAAAACATCTTGTAGAAAACAAGGACGCGGCATTTTGGCTGCACCCGAGGTAAATAGTAAATTCATTTAAAATAgtaaaaacaaattcaaaaaattctgattttttttgtgATGCTAGATGCTCATGTGCGCGAAGTCCGTGCCAAATTTCGTGAAGTTTGGACATTACAGTAGCTtttagcaaaaaagacaaatttttggGTGGTAAACAAGTTTACTGTTCACATACTATTTTGACCGATTTTGACCTTTTGCCGCAAGTTCCTTAGATGTTCGAACAAGCTGCAATTTGGCACGAACATCACACGTTGGAACATCTTCCATCTaaaaaaaattcagttttttttgtgtatttttagtatttttttgaatttactgttttcTATGCACAGATGAGCCTGAACACCGAATTGAATATACGAGAGAAAAGGTATTTTTCTACTAAAAAAGTAGTAGTACTATATCTTAACCAAGGTAATGCAAAAGTTCCTTttcgtttacactcttccaaatgaGCAGTTTAACCTGCGATTTTGCTAAGCTAAGATAGTACCGTTGTAGGAGTATGTCAAAACGATCACTTTGGCTCCCGGCTACCAAAGAGCCCAGAATTTTAAAATAATAGTAGAAGAACATAGTTATAAATTTAAAAAAAATATCATATGAGTACTTATAAATTTTACATGAGATTCTAGAAGCACTTTTGAGACAAATTATACATGTGGTTTTTGAATTTCTGATTTGAAAATACCTAAATTGATATTTGTAGTCACAATTCAAATGGATAGTCCCAAACAAGCCTCTTACTTTGCGTTAGCATGAGTACATTGCTGGTTAGCTGTTCATCAGGTATACTTTCCAGTAGGCACGAACCGACAATGAAAATGACTAATCAGTAGACTGTTAATAACCACACTAAATATTGATAACAAGGATAATACTGTTTTTCAGTGTATAAGACTGTCTGCGGCATTAGCAGTGTCACATGTTAAAGCTGTGGGGTAAACTAATCCCCGTGGCTTTCTCTAAGAAAACCATTCGATACAAGGAAATTGCCATATAAAACTCAGCAATACTTGTCACCCAACAGTGGTGCAAATGATAAATCATATACAGTATACCTTCTTCAAAATCACCATGATCAATATTGCTACTAGAGGCCTCTGCTCccagcatcatctttattggttgaaGCTGTAATTTTGAGCTTTGCATAGCAAGGCATGTTCATTTCTATAAAATGTGGTAGCACGCTCCAGAGCAAGTTCTCCATAATTAGGAACCCTACGTGCAAGATGTAAATTTGTCAATGCATCATTGTTAGGGTACATAAAACAGAAGGTCATGAACGTTAATGCACTCTGAATCTCTGGTGCAAAACAACAGAACCATATCATGACACAAAGTGCTGATATATCCTGTTAACTGTCTTTTATAACAACTGACTGGCGTTTGCAGAGATTATCATGTACGATCCTGAAGTGCCATATAGATAAactgcaaaagcatgaaatatttGCAACTAGACAGTACCGGAGAGGATATAACCTTCTCAAATAGGATAAGACCTATCCCTCAAGCAGTTGAACTTTTTTTTATTGGTCTGAGATGCATAACCATGCTTGCCACACAGTCCTCGATCACAACTATGAAATATTTGCAAGCAGACAGTATCGGAGAGGAATATAACCTTCTTAAATAGGATAAAACCTATCCCTCAAGCACTCAGACTTTTTTAAATATTGGTTTCAGATGCCTAACCACACATCCTGCACGATCCTCAAGCAATTGTGCTTTGATTTGATGCTCAGCCTAGTACAGACATCATAACAAAAGACGCAATACCCTGACTCTCAGGTACCGGTATCATGTCACCTTGGATAATGTACTCACAAATCCCTCAAATACCAACACACACACCGTCAGGCGCACTATCAAACACTTTAAACCAAACACATCAGACTTAATAACCACATTGTCAATTGTTATAGGACATCTTAAATCCTACTAAGCTAATGTCAATGGTGCAAAACAATGACGGACACATGAAAATACCACAGAGCTGATTGTAAGTTTTTCCCCCTGAATCCATTCATACTTATGCTACAGCTTATCTGGGCCAATAAGTGGAGTATGGGAGTAGAACCCTAACCTGATCTAGAGAGCGTGGCTGAAGCTGTCACTTGCATTGGCGAAGTTCCATGGCCTTGCATCCGTTATCAAacagctcctgcacctgctccagtgttttctcctcctcctctcccacctCCTCACTACCCATCTCCTCGGCAATGTTCGGCGGCAACGGTGGGTCATGGTGTTTGCCCCCAATTCAAGCACTTCAAGCCTAGGATGTGGAGT is drawn from Triticum dicoccoides isolate Atlit2015 ecotype Zavitan chromosome 4A, WEW_v2.0, whole genome shotgun sequence and contains these coding sequences:
- the LOC119289491 gene encoding calreticulin-like yields the protein MAALARSAAAVAALALLASAVAGEVFFQEKFDGGWEDRWVKSEWKKEDNTAGEWNHTSGKWNGDADDKGIQTSEDYRFYAISAQYPEFSNKDKTLVLQFSVKHEQDLDCGGGYVKLLPADVDQKKFGGETPYSIMFGPDICGYATKKVHAILTKNGKNHLIKKEVPCETDQLTHVYTLILRPDATYSILIDNVEKQSGSVYNDWDILPAKKKRDPTAKKPEDWEDEEFLPDPEDKKPEGYDDIPKEITEPDATKPEDWDDEEDGEWTAPTIPNPEYKGPWIQKKIKNPNFKGKWKAPLIDNPEFKDDPYIYAFDSLKHIGIELWQVKSGTLFDNILITDDPEYAKKFAEETWGKHKDAEKAAFDEAEKKRLEEESANAKTEDNDGAADEDEGKAAGASDEENKDASGDEKVEEISKDASSSDKKDEL